The Bosea sp. 685 DNA window GCCGTGAACAAGGTCGTCAATGACGGCCCGCAGGTCCAGGAGCCGTTCGACGCCTCGACCGTCGCGCCCGCCCCAGCGCCTGCGCGCCATGCGCGCAAGGCGACCCGCAACCCCGAAAACGAGGGGCAAGGCAGCCTGTTCTAGGACGCGAATTGTGATCTGATCGCCGAGAGCTGTTTGGAAATCTTCTGAGCCCTCATCCTGAGGAGCCATTCCGTTGGGAATGGCGTCTCGAAGGATGCTCCAGAAGGCTCCGGAACCATCTGGAGCATCCTTCGAGACGCCGCTGACGCGGCTCCTCAGGATGAGGGCTGGAGTTTCCGAGCACTTAGAGCCGATAGCCGGCAGTGACGAAGAGGATGACGCGTATGCATGGCCGCCGCCCGACGATGAGCTCCCGCCACGGCATGGTCGCCGCCGCCCATCCCCTGGCAGCGCAGGCCGGCGCGCGCCTGCTCGCCCAGGGCGGCAACGCCTTTGATGCCATCGCCGCGACGGCAGCGGCGCTCAACGTGGTCGAGCCCTTCATGTCGAGCCTGTTCGGCATGGGCTCGGCGACGATGTGGGTCGCGGCCGAGAGCCGCATCCGGGTGCTCGATTTCGTGCCGCCGATCCAGGCGAGCTTCCCGGCCGAGCGCTTCAGCAAGCGCTCCGACCTGGAACGCGGCGCGCTCTCGGTCGCCATGCCGGGCAACCTCGCCGGCTGGTGCGAGATCGCCGCGCAATACGGCCGCAAGCCGCTGAGCGACATCCTGGCTCCGGCCATCGCGCTCGCGCAAGGCGGCTTCCCGCTCGCCGAGTTCGGCGTTGACGAGTTCAACGAGCAGGCACCGTTGCTCCAGGCCTGGCCCGAGCTCTATCCGGCCTTCGCCCAGGCCTATCTGCCCGATGGCGGCCCGGTGAAGCTCGGCACGCTGCTGCGCCAGCCCGACCTCGCGCGCACCCTCTCCGAGATCGCGGCGAACGGCCCCGAGCATCTCTATCGCGGCGCGCTCGGCGAGCGCATCGTCGCGCATCTCGCCGCGCTCGGCGGCACGATGACGATGGCCGATCTCGCCGCGGTCGCCCCACGCTGGCGCGAGCCGCTGAGCGCCTCCTATCGCGGCCTGGACATCCATGTGCCGCCGCCGACCTGCGAGGCCTTCCAGTTCCTGCTATCCCTGCGAATTCTCGAGGGCTTCGATCTCGGCAGCCTGCCCAAGGATGGGCCGGAGCATCTCGATCTGGTCTACCGCGCCATCCGGCTCGCGGCCGGCATCCGCATCGCCCACAACAACCCCTCGCCCGAAAAACTCACCGAGATCCTCTCGGATACCTTCGTCGAACGCTTGCGGGCGCGGGTGCGCAACGGCCAACCGGTGACCGGCCCGACCGAGCAATGGACGCCGCAGGACGGTGAGGACCCGGCCCACACCACCTCGTTTTCGGTCGGCGACAGCGAGGGCAACCTGATCTGCATCACCAACAGCCTGGGCGCGCCCTTCGGCAGCGGCATCGTGGTGCCGGGCACGGGGCTTTGCCTCAACAACTTCCTCTACTGGGCCGACGTCCAGACCGGCAGCCCCAACCGCTCCCGAGCCGGCTCGGAACTGCCGATGTGCATGTCGCCGAGCATCTCGACGAGGGACGGCAAGCCAGTGCTCGCGCTCGGCACGCCTGGCAGCTACGGCATCATGCAGACGCAAGCGCAGGCGATGGTGCAATATCTCGACTTCGCCCTGCCCTTGCAGGAGGCGATCGAGGCGCCGCGCGCCAGGCTCTGGGACGGCCGCTTCATCCAGGCCGAAAACCGCATCGCGCCGGAGACGATCGCCGAACTGCAGCGCCGTGGCCACGCGATCGAGGCCTTCGATGTCGGCTGGACGATGCGCTGCGGCGGCATGCAGGCGGTCGCGCGCGATCCCGCGACGGGGGTGATGACCGGGGCGGCTGATCCGCGGCGGGATGGGTATGTCGTGGCGGTGTGAGGGAGCGGAACCAGCGTCAAGTGACACTTGACACATGACGCGCCGCGGACTACCTGATCCGTGTGGATATCGAGAGCATCAGACATAAGGCGCTCCGGAATTTCGCGGAGACAGGCAACGCCAAGGGGCTACCCGGCAACCTCGTCGGGCGGCTCCGGAACATGCTGGCCTATCTGACCGCGATCGAGACCGTAGAAGAGCTGAAAGTCCCGCCGAACTACGGAGCCCATATTCTGACGGGCGATCGGGACGGCGTCTGGTCGCTCACCGTGACGAAGAACTGGCGAATGACCCTTCGGATCAACGAAGCTGTCGCGATCGAGGACATGGACCTGGAGGATTATCACTGATGGCCATCAAGCTTCACCCGAGCTTCGCCGTCCATCCCGGCGAATGGCTCAGGACCGAGATCGTCGCGCCGCATGGCCTCAGCGTCACCGTCGCGGCCGAGAAGCTGGGCGTGACCCGTCAGGCCATGAGCAACCTGCTGAACGGTAATGCCGGCCTGTCGGCAGAAATGGCGATCCGCTTCGAGAAGGCCTTCGGCCTGCGCGCCGACACGATGCTGCGGATGCAGGCCGCGCACGACCTCGCCAAGGCGCGGGCGCATGAGAAGGATATCAAGGTAGAGCGGGTCGCGGCGGCGGCGTGAGAGAGAGATGCACTGGACCGGATAGGGCATGAATCGAGAAGGCCGCGCCATCTCCAGGGCAAATATGCTTTGGCGGAAACTCTGCTCTTCGCAGTTTGGACCAACGGTGTCTGCTCAAGCCATTGCACTGCATCCATTGCGCCCAGAACAAGCGGAGACGAATTTTTAGTTGGTGCAGCGATCAAAGTGGTCTTCAAGAACCCTGACTGTGCGACAGAGCAGACGATTCGAGCTAAAGTCGATCAATGACATGGGTAATCGGCGCATCATCTATCCTGGGCCACGGCCTAATGATTTCGGACGTTCGCATCTCGTTCGGAGATGGAACTGAAGCTGATCTGCTCCGCAAATCTTACCGCGTCGCCCCTTATATTCTGGCTGGATTCGCGGGTTCTGTGGATATCGGGCTGCGT harbors:
- a CDS encoding HigA family addiction module antitoxin — its product is MAIKLHPSFAVHPGEWLRTEIVAPHGLSVTVAAEKLGVTRQAMSNLLNGNAGLSAEMAIRFEKAFGLRADTMLRMQAAHDLAKARAHEKDIKVERVAAAA
- a CDS encoding gamma-glutamyltransferase family protein, which translates into the protein MTRMHGRRPTMSSRHGMVAAAHPLAAQAGARLLAQGGNAFDAIAATAAALNVVEPFMSSLFGMGSATMWVAAESRIRVLDFVPPIQASFPAERFSKRSDLERGALSVAMPGNLAGWCEIAAQYGRKPLSDILAPAIALAQGGFPLAEFGVDEFNEQAPLLQAWPELYPAFAQAYLPDGGPVKLGTLLRQPDLARTLSEIAANGPEHLYRGALGERIVAHLAALGGTMTMADLAAVAPRWREPLSASYRGLDIHVPPPTCEAFQFLLSLRILEGFDLGSLPKDGPEHLDLVYRAIRLAAGIRIAHNNPSPEKLTEILSDTFVERLRARVRNGQPVTGPTEQWTPQDGEDPAHTTSFSVGDSEGNLICITNSLGAPFGSGIVVPGTGLCLNNFLYWADVQTGSPNRSRAGSELPMCMSPSISTRDGKPVLALGTPGSYGIMQTQAQAMVQYLDFALPLQEAIEAPRARLWDGRFIQAENRIAPETIAELQRRGHAIEAFDVGWTMRCGGMQAVARDPATGVMTGAADPRRDGYVVAV
- a CDS encoding type II toxin-antitoxin system RelE/ParE family toxin; its protein translation is MDIESIRHKALRNFAETGNAKGLPGNLVGRLRNMLAYLTAIETVEELKVPPNYGAHILTGDRDGVWSLTVTKNWRMTLRINEAVAIEDMDLEDYH